A genomic window from Pelagicoccus albus includes:
- the coaBC gene encoding bifunctional phosphopantothenoylcysteine decarboxylase/phosphopantothenate--cysteine ligase CoaBC translates to MTSSCPIDMSSLSGKRITLIVTGSIAAYKALELIRLLTKAGASVEGVLTEGGEAFITPLSVEALTGRRAHTKMWDEHSFEMNHIELSRRADLIVIAPATAGIVAKMANGLGDDLASSVLLARNKPVLIAPSMNTAMWENAAFRRNLSQVEADGAIIVPPQTDTLACGEVGEGKMAEPSTVLQAIANHFDSAETLKGKTAIVTAGGTIERIDSVRYISNFSSGKQGNAIAISLAKAGADVTLVAGNIKDPAPQHPKLRVVSVESALEMKAAVHNSLPADIYVGCAAVCDFRVSNSSDSKIKKESGLDLTFEENPDIAKSVGTLPEGQRPSVVIGFAAETDNLIEYAQKKLASKNCDLIVANNVSNGSVFGKDSNTVHFVEKDSIQSLQELPKSEVATQLVDWIAKQFQGSD, encoded by the coding sequence ATGACATCAAGCTGCCCGATCGATATGTCCTCTCTCTCTGGAAAAAGAATAACCCTCATCGTTACCGGCAGCATCGCTGCCTACAAAGCCCTCGAGCTCATAAGGCTTTTGACCAAGGCCGGCGCCAGCGTGGAGGGTGTTTTGACGGAAGGGGGCGAGGCCTTTATCACTCCTCTTTCGGTTGAAGCACTGACCGGGCGGCGGGCTCATACAAAAATGTGGGACGAACACTCTTTCGAGATGAACCACATCGAGCTTTCGCGCCGGGCGGACCTGATCGTCATTGCTCCGGCGACCGCGGGAATCGTGGCCAAAATGGCAAACGGCCTCGGCGACGATCTTGCCTCTTCTGTGCTCTTGGCTCGCAACAAACCCGTCCTGATCGCTCCCAGCATGAACACGGCGATGTGGGAGAACGCTGCTTTTAGACGTAATCTCTCACAAGTCGAAGCCGATGGAGCGATCATAGTGCCTCCCCAAACCGATACGCTAGCCTGCGGTGAAGTGGGCGAAGGGAAAATGGCCGAGCCAAGCACCGTTCTGCAGGCTATCGCCAACCACTTCGATTCTGCCGAAACGCTGAAGGGCAAAACGGCGATTGTAACCGCGGGAGGGACTATCGAGCGCATCGATTCTGTACGCTACATCAGCAATTTCTCTTCAGGAAAACAGGGCAATGCTATCGCGATCTCCTTGGCCAAAGCCGGAGCGGATGTCACCCTAGTAGCGGGCAACATAAAGGATCCCGCCCCTCAGCACCCTAAGCTAAGAGTCGTGTCAGTTGAATCCGCCCTCGAAATGAAAGCGGCCGTGCACAATTCGTTGCCCGCCGACATCTATGTCGGCTGCGCCGCCGTTTGTGACTTCCGTGTATCCAATTCCTCGGACAGCAAAATCAAAAAAGAGAGCGGTTTGGATCTAACTTTCGAAGAAAACCCAGACATCGCCAAAAGCGTAGGCACCTTGCCTGAGGGGCAAAGACCAAGCGTGGTGATCGGCTTCGCTGCGGAAACCGACAATCTGATCGAATACGCCCAGAAGAAGCTAGCTAGCAAAAATTGCGACCTGATCGTCGCTAACAACGTCAGCAATGGCTCCGTTTTCGGAAAGGACTCAAATACAGTCCATTTTGTAGAGAAGGATTCGATACAATCCTTGCAAGAGCTTCCCAAGAGCGAAGTAGCGACCCAGCTTGTAGACTGGATCGCTAAGCAATTTCAGGGATCCGACTAA
- a CDS encoding acyl-CoA thioesterase produces the protein MKFFSRKWIRPEDLNSNGTLFGGRLLAWIDEEAAIYAMCQLGNNRHLVTKFMSEIDFVSSARQGEVIEIGVEFVSFGRTSITMKAEVRNKASKQTIIAINRIVFVNLDSEGKALPHGLTTPVSTSD, from the coding sequence ATGAAGTTTTTTTCGCGGAAATGGATCAGGCCCGAGGACCTGAATTCGAACGGGACTCTCTTTGGCGGGCGCTTGCTTGCCTGGATCGATGAAGAGGCGGCGATTTATGCCATGTGCCAGTTGGGGAACAACCGGCATTTGGTGACGAAATTCATGTCGGAAATCGATTTTGTCAGCTCGGCTCGGCAGGGCGAAGTCATTGAAATTGGAGTTGAGTTTGTGTCGTTTGGCCGGACCTCGATTACGATGAAGGCCGAGGTTCGCAACAAGGCGAGTAAGCAGACAATTATCGCTATCAACCGGATTGTATTCGTAAATCTAGACAGCGAAGGGAAAGCCCTGCCGCACGGCTTAACGACGCCGGTATCCACAAGCGACTGA
- a CDS encoding GTP-binding protein, protein MGKPLVYLVLGCKGSEQFKVVSDLIEFGTSAEESAAVYYSSHDEDDFSSDFGVKHRQAATGVYQFSGRSLDLTVEGEPDLVFIVADGLANPSDVVEAFHAWLPESGCELARVLTVLNCDLAVERKVAFAWFECCIHFSDVVLLAKRENVANKSMKAFLDHYEEECYPCLWVYVKKGRVNNPSLVLDIQARRITRIFDVPEVFDDDEEEDYLDEEIAGDITKDRFLKCISGGHRALELPDISKFL, encoded by the coding sequence ATGGGAAAGCCGCTCGTCTACTTGGTTCTTGGTTGCAAGGGGTCCGAACAATTCAAGGTCGTGTCGGACCTGATCGAGTTCGGAACCTCAGCGGAAGAAAGCGCAGCGGTTTATTATTCATCGCATGACGAGGATGACTTTTCTTCAGATTTCGGCGTTAAACACCGCCAGGCCGCTACGGGCGTTTATCAATTTTCAGGCCGGAGCTTGGACCTAACCGTCGAGGGAGAACCGGACCTCGTCTTTATCGTAGCTGATGGTCTGGCCAATCCTTCGGACGTAGTGGAAGCTTTCCACGCTTGGTTGCCCGAGAGTGGTTGTGAGCTGGCTCGAGTTCTGACTGTACTCAATTGCGATCTCGCGGTGGAGCGAAAGGTAGCTTTCGCTTGGTTTGAATGCTGTATCCACTTTTCGGATGTGGTCCTGTTGGCGAAGCGTGAGAACGTCGCCAACAAATCGATGAAAGCCTTCCTCGATCATTACGAGGAGGAGTGTTATCCCTGCCTCTGGGTTTACGTTAAGAAAGGCCGCGTGAACAATCCCTCTCTGGTTCTCGATATTCAGGCCCGCCGCATCACCAGAATTTTCGATGTGCCCGAGGTCTTTGATGACGACGAGGAAGAGGATTACCTGGACGAAGAGATAGCCGGGGATATCACGAAAGACCGTTTTCTGAAGTGTATCTCGGGCGGACATCGAGCCCTTGAATTGCCGGATATCAGCAAGTTCCTTTAG
- the aroC gene encoding chorismate synthase, protein MPNVFGKLFTISTWGESHGGGVGVVIDGCPPNLPLSEADIQPELDRRRPGQSEITTPRKEADQVQILSGVYEGKTTGTPISMLVFNKDARPGAYSEMKEKFRPSHADYTYQTKYGHRNPEGGGRSSARETIGRVAAGAVAKKILKLTSEIETLAYVTRIHDISMPADAEISESAIEANIVRCPHEGTAEAMIERIKEARSKGDSVGGVVECRIRNLPVGLGEPVFDRFEADLGKAMLSLPATKGFEVGSGFEGTLLKGSEHNDLFENRDGRVRTKTNLSGGVQGGITNGEDVVFRVAFKPTATILQEQATVDLSGEETTLMGRGRHDPCVVPRAIPIVEAMANMVVLDHLMRQHAQNSLFTFEA, encoded by the coding sequence ATGCCTAACGTTTTCGGCAAGCTATTCACTATCAGCACCTGGGGAGAAAGCCACGGTGGCGGAGTCGGCGTGGTCATCGATGGATGCCCCCCGAACCTACCCCTCAGCGAAGCTGATATTCAACCCGAACTCGATCGTCGCCGCCCCGGACAGAGCGAGATCACTACCCCGCGCAAAGAGGCGGACCAAGTCCAGATCCTCTCAGGTGTCTACGAAGGGAAGACCACTGGTACTCCGATTTCGATGCTCGTTTTCAACAAAGACGCTCGTCCCGGCGCTTACTCCGAAATGAAAGAGAAGTTTCGCCCTTCGCACGCCGACTATACTTACCAGACCAAGTACGGCCACCGAAATCCCGAAGGGGGAGGGCGATCCTCCGCTCGCGAGACCATAGGTCGTGTTGCGGCTGGCGCAGTCGCCAAAAAGATTCTCAAGCTAACGTCGGAAATCGAGACTTTGGCGTACGTAACGCGCATTCACGATATTTCGATGCCTGCGGACGCGGAAATCAGCGAATCGGCTATCGAGGCCAACATCGTCCGTTGTCCGCATGAAGGCACAGCGGAAGCGATGATCGAGCGTATCAAGGAGGCCCGTTCCAAAGGAGATTCAGTTGGCGGCGTGGTGGAATGCCGGATACGAAATTTGCCAGTGGGATTGGGCGAACCAGTTTTCGATCGCTTCGAAGCGGACCTAGGTAAGGCAATGCTCTCCTTGCCGGCAACCAAGGGATTCGAGGTCGGCAGTGGCTTTGAGGGAACGCTCCTCAAAGGCTCTGAGCACAACGATTTGTTCGAGAATCGGGATGGCCGAGTGCGCACGAAGACAAACTTGTCTGGAGGCGTGCAAGGTGGGATCACCAATGGCGAAGACGTCGTATTTCGCGTCGCTTTCAAGCCGACCGCAACCATTCTACAAGAGCAAGCTACGGTAGATTTGTCTGGCGAAGAGACCACTTTGATGGGGCGGGGAAGACACGATCCTTGCGTTGTTCCACGTGCAATTCCAATCGTAGAGGCGATGGCCAACATGGTGGTATTGGACCACTTGATGCGCCAGCACGCTCAAAATAGCCTTTTCACTTTCGAAGCCTAG
- the cysE gene encoding serine O-acetyltransferase, with amino-acid sequence MTEELEAIWKSLRDEAAAAADSERLLVAYLQETILGQKSLEAALSYTLASKLKDEILPSITLRDLFLEIFEEDEVLREAIRIDLQAVRDRDPAANGYLSPFLFFKGFSALSSFRFANHLWKDNRRPLALYLQSLISKTFGVDIHPAATIGKGILIDHATGVVIGETAVVGDNVSLLHNVTLGGTGKQRGDRHPKVGDGVLIAAGAKVLGNIKIGNGAKIGAGSVVLRSVDPHCTVVGVPAKSVGTCIESAPALGMNQQIEDGGADSPAPLDYQV; translated from the coding sequence ATGACTGAAGAATTAGAAGCGATCTGGAAATCTTTGCGCGATGAGGCTGCTGCGGCGGCTGACTCGGAGCGTTTGCTCGTCGCCTATTTGCAGGAAACTATCTTGGGCCAAAAGTCCCTGGAAGCAGCGCTTAGCTATACTTTGGCTTCCAAGCTCAAGGACGAGATTCTGCCTAGCATTACGCTAAGAGATCTCTTTCTGGAGATTTTTGAAGAGGACGAGGTTTTGCGGGAGGCGATCCGAATCGATTTGCAGGCGGTTCGAGATAGGGATCCTGCTGCGAATGGCTACCTCTCGCCATTTTTGTTTTTCAAGGGCTTCAGCGCCCTGTCTTCCTTCCGCTTCGCTAACCATTTGTGGAAGGACAACCGGAGACCGCTCGCTCTCTACCTTCAGTCGCTGATTTCGAAAACTTTCGGGGTAGATATTCATCCCGCTGCCACGATCGGGAAGGGGATTTTAATTGACCATGCAACGGGTGTGGTGATCGGAGAAACGGCTGTGGTCGGGGATAATGTTTCGCTGCTGCACAATGTTACGCTTGGTGGTACTGGCAAGCAGCGTGGAGATCGCCACCCGAAGGTGGGCGATGGGGTCTTGATCGCGGCCGGAGCGAAGGTGCTCGGCAATATAAAGATTGGAAACGGTGCCAAGATTGGAGCTGGAAGCGTGGTGTTACGTTCCGTGGATCCGCATTGCACAGTTGTTGGGGTTCCAGCAAAGTCGGTTGGTACCTGCATAGAAAGCGCCCCAGCCCTCGGAATGAATCAACAAATCGAAGACGGGGGCGCTGATTCGCCAGCTCCGCTGGACTACCAGGTTTAG
- a CDS encoding DUF481 domain-containing protein, with protein MKLTKAISLTALAFLVSAASADVIYTVGGSTINGKVLGIDGGKITISTDFAGKIQIEQDKVASMSTDDPLYLSLEDGSTYLGPVTGSEEGLVVDSEAGEMNTTVAKISESWQPGEKSPSALRQEAKYSNFERKWAYEAAFDLTGKSGNSDSNGMAASFRATLDGEADTLAFYAKANFEDADGVKSADDANGGVDYSNKFTENYNWYVRSEFGYDAIKEIEQYFTVAAGFGRILSDTETRKMSLRGGLGYIFESYDDLPVLNDAGEITGYTPRSSTSSASLDLGFTHKETLKWGTWVNRTTFTPTIDDFSNFRAVHDTSLDLPLKAEGWSLRTGVNFKYDSEADVSNLEELDTTYYIRMVLKWL; from the coding sequence ATGAAACTGACAAAAGCTATAAGCTTAACCGCGTTGGCGTTTCTCGTAAGCGCCGCATCCGCTGATGTGATTTACACAGTGGGCGGATCGACAATCAACGGCAAGGTATTGGGTATCGACGGTGGAAAGATCACGATATCCACCGATTTCGCCGGAAAGATCCAAATAGAACAGGATAAAGTCGCCTCCATGAGCACCGACGATCCCTTGTACCTCTCTCTCGAAGATGGCTCCACTTACCTCGGTCCAGTCACTGGCAGCGAGGAGGGGCTCGTGGTAGACTCCGAAGCGGGCGAAATGAACACTACGGTCGCTAAGATTTCGGAAAGCTGGCAGCCCGGCGAAAAGAGCCCCTCAGCTCTCCGCCAAGAAGCGAAGTACAGCAATTTCGAACGCAAGTGGGCCTACGAGGCAGCTTTTGACCTGACAGGCAAAAGCGGTAATTCGGATTCCAACGGCATGGCCGCCTCTTTCCGAGCTACTCTTGACGGTGAAGCCGACACGCTCGCCTTCTACGCCAAGGCCAACTTCGAAGATGCGGATGGCGTCAAGAGTGCCGACGACGCGAATGGCGGGGTCGATTACTCCAACAAGTTCACCGAGAACTATAACTGGTACGTCCGTAGCGAATTTGGCTATGACGCGATCAAGGAAATCGAACAGTACTTCACCGTGGCGGCCGGTTTCGGTCGTATCCTATCGGATACGGAAACTCGCAAGATGAGCCTCCGCGGCGGTCTCGGTTACATCTTCGAATCCTATGACGACCTCCCAGTCTTGAACGACGCGGGCGAGATCACTGGCTACACGCCGCGCTCCTCCACTAGTTCCGCGAGTTTGGACCTTGGATTCACCCACAAGGAAACCCTCAAGTGGGGCACTTGGGTCAATCGCACGACCTTCACGCCTACCATCGATGACTTCTCAAACTTCCGTGCCGTTCACGACACGAGTTTGGACCTCCCTCTAAAGGCGGAGGGTTGGAGTCTTCGTACGGGCGTCAACTTCAAGTACGATAGCGAAGCGGATGTGAGCAACCTCGAAGAGCTCGACACCACTTACTACATCCGAATGGTACTCAAGTGGCTCTAA
- the feoB gene encoding ferrous iron transport protein B — protein sequence MATDMVPSVNGLVRIALLGNPNTGKSTLFNCLTGLRQKVGNYPGVTVQRKTGRMLFGTKVAEIIDLPGTYSLAADSPDERVVVDALLGELETIARPDLVLFIVDATNLQRNLFLAFQAAQLGIPMVLALNHWDSARKRNIVIDVERLSQELGLPVVPISAARAEGIPQLKKSLLDAMESKPMLAEPVWPKEVQAAMEEAKSELPEKVHSSLSRAVLFRSVFDEDKSFFIREGASEAEALSAIEKGRKGIFKSGLNAGNAETVLLYRHIKEKISPCVDVAHSRSTSGSESIDAILTHRIWGLVAFLGLMYVVFQSVYSWAGPFMDLIDAGKGVVQDLVGGWLTSWPMLQSLATDGIVEGVGAVFIFLPQILILFFFITLLEDTGYMARAAFLMDKLFSWCGLSGKSFVPLLSSYACAIPGVMAARTIQDPKARIITVLLSPFMSCSARLPVYVLLIGAFIEPTYGATIAGASLFAMHFVGLLVAMPFVYVANKYVLKIPPQAFVLEMPSYQVPKVRDVSLRMYNQGKEFVRNAGTVIFAITIVIWALLYFPRSEEVAESVTAEFVQTQASELGLESNDILEQIESDEEMAAALERKVMSAYVEQSYMGRIGKTVQPVFALAGFDWKITVGVIASFPAREVIISTLGIIYSLGGDTDEESSDLRQTMAAQKWQDGPRMGEPIYTIPVVSAIMVFFALCQQCGATVAVISQETSWKYGVFSFVFMTTLAWIMATLVYQIGSLL from the coding sequence GTGGCTACTGATATGGTCCCGTCAGTGAACGGGCTAGTACGCATCGCTTTGCTAGGTAATCCGAATACCGGCAAGAGCACTCTTTTTAATTGCCTAACTGGTTTGCGGCAAAAGGTCGGAAATTATCCGGGGGTTACCGTACAGCGTAAGACGGGCCGGATGCTTTTCGGAACGAAGGTAGCTGAGATCATCGACTTGCCGGGCACCTACAGCCTTGCGGCGGATTCACCCGACGAGCGTGTAGTAGTGGATGCCTTGCTGGGGGAATTGGAGACAATTGCTCGCCCTGATTTGGTGCTTTTCATTGTAGATGCCACGAATTTGCAGCGAAACCTCTTTCTCGCCTTCCAGGCAGCTCAATTGGGTATACCGATGGTCTTGGCGCTGAACCATTGGGATTCGGCTCGTAAAAGAAATATCGTGATCGACGTTGAGCGATTGAGCCAAGAGCTCGGTTTGCCGGTGGTGCCGATTTCGGCCGCGAGAGCGGAAGGGATTCCTCAGCTCAAGAAGAGCCTGCTCGATGCCATGGAAAGCAAGCCTATGTTGGCTGAACCCGTTTGGCCAAAAGAGGTGCAAGCTGCTATGGAAGAGGCCAAAAGCGAACTTCCTGAAAAAGTGCATTCCTCGCTTTCGCGTGCAGTTCTTTTCCGCAGTGTTTTTGACGAAGATAAAAGCTTTTTCATCCGGGAAGGGGCGAGTGAAGCGGAAGCTCTTTCCGCGATCGAAAAAGGGCGTAAAGGCATTTTCAAGAGCGGTCTAAACGCCGGAAACGCTGAGACGGTTCTTCTTTATCGCCACATCAAAGAAAAGATATCGCCCTGTGTGGATGTCGCCCATTCCCGTTCAACCAGCGGGAGCGAATCGATTGACGCAATTCTAACCCATCGGATTTGGGGCTTGGTTGCATTTCTCGGTTTGATGTACGTGGTTTTCCAATCGGTCTATAGCTGGGCAGGACCCTTCATGGATCTTATCGATGCCGGTAAAGGCGTTGTACAAGATCTGGTGGGCGGCTGGTTAACGTCGTGGCCTATGCTACAGAGTCTGGCGACCGATGGCATCGTGGAAGGCGTTGGAGCGGTCTTTATCTTTTTGCCGCAAATCCTTATCCTTTTCTTCTTCATCACCTTGTTAGAAGATACTGGATACATGGCGAGAGCGGCCTTCCTCATGGATAAGCTATTCAGCTGGTGCGGGCTCTCCGGGAAGAGCTTCGTTCCTTTGCTATCCAGTTATGCTTGCGCAATTCCCGGAGTAATGGCGGCTCGTACGATTCAGGATCCCAAGGCCAGAATCATTACCGTTCTTTTATCCCCCTTTATGAGTTGTTCGGCAAGATTGCCGGTCTACGTGCTCTTGATTGGAGCTTTTATCGAGCCAACCTACGGGGCGACTATCGCGGGGGCTTCGCTCTTTGCCATGCACTTCGTTGGCCTACTTGTTGCCATGCCTTTTGTGTATGTAGCGAACAAGTACGTCCTCAAAATACCTCCCCAAGCATTCGTTTTGGAGATGCCATCCTACCAGGTACCAAAAGTTCGGGATGTGTCTTTACGGATGTATAACCAAGGCAAGGAATTCGTGAGAAATGCCGGCACCGTGATCTTTGCTATTACCATTGTAATCTGGGCCTTGCTGTATTTTCCTCGTAGCGAAGAGGTGGCGGAGTCGGTTACGGCCGAGTTTGTTCAAACGCAGGCTTCTGAACTCGGCCTTGAGTCGAATGACATATTGGAGCAGATAGAAAGCGACGAGGAAATGGCGGCAGCCTTGGAACGTAAGGTTATGTCCGCCTATGTGGAGCAGAGCTACATGGGGCGTATTGGCAAAACCGTACAGCCTGTATTCGCTTTGGCAGGATTTGACTGGAAAATCACCGTGGGGGTAATTGCCAGCTTCCCAGCTCGCGAGGTCATTATTTCTACCCTTGGAATCATCTACAGCTTGGGTGGAGACACGGATGAGGAAAGCAGCGACTTGCGTCAGACAATGGCTGCGCAGAAATGGCAGGACGGACCGCGAATGGGCGAACCGATCTATACGATCCCAGTGGTGAGCGCGATCATGGTTTTCTTTGCTCTATGCCAACAGTGCGGAGCCACGGTGGCAGTTATCTCCCAAGAGACGAGTTGGAAGTATGGCGTGTTCTCGTTCGTTTTTATGACAACGCTTGCTTGGATCATGGCGACCTTGGTCTACCAGATAGGGAGTCTTCTCTGA
- a CDS encoding FeoA family protein — MKTLNDLTKGQTARISCYLPRFTAARRLMELGLMPGTLVRFVKAAPLGDPIALEVDGRHLSLRRVDAAQINVQSV; from the coding sequence TTGAAAACGCTCAACGATCTTACCAAGGGACAAACTGCTCGAATCAGCTGTTATCTGCCACGTTTCACAGCAGCTCGCCGATTGATGGAGCTCGGGCTCATGCCGGGAACTTTGGTTCGCTTCGTTAAGGCGGCCCCGCTCGGCGATCCGATCGCGCTGGAGGTAGATGGGCGTCATCTGAGTCTTCGCAGGGTGGACGCTGCGCAGATTAACGTGCAGTCCGTTTGA
- a CDS encoding FeoB-associated Cys-rich membrane protein: MNITAEGAVVALIVILAASYLVRRRLQERKRKADNSACGGNCRCSQSKPAFLKKP, encoded by the coding sequence ATGAACATTACCGCAGAAGGAGCAGTAGTCGCTCTAATAGTAATTTTAGCCGCTTCTTATCTGGTACGCCGTCGCTTGCAGGAAAGGAAAAGGAAGGCGGACAATTCCGCATGCGGAGGCAATTGCCGCTGTTCACAGAGCAAGCCTGCCTTTTTGAAGAAACCCTGA
- a CDS encoding methyl-accepting chemotaxis protein — MSMQIQIGLKSKIFGGFFVGVLLAGAIGVVGVITLQRLVGHIETGCEEVSTTFLEDAKLIELSSSIAELTRAIEVPRTHAKLVAAGFEEAIAREASVIEDPGEKEQIEVKLSQFLVARKNYLELRERTPALLEDMSQNLANFERKGETMLEDTKADSSSELDLHRARMEGSLARVPSLLSSVLSKAYGAMAFIDQDDKFSEFEAALTESTNSLYPSLTQLSESMSKLGFDESRYEELETIIVGVFMQIVDDGGLSQQLEQLVIKSNSVDAAKQLIYEKLDQVQQAARARSQSMVSHFEITSEEAIAEASIARRGLLTACIIAMGISLVLAWTMPAAVAKGLLKMGGRIRAAATELTGSTATVRSTSSSLAEGASEQAASIEETNSGLQEVASRSSQNEKSVEVATDIAVKSREMAEGGVLEMREMESAMTAIMEGSKEIAQIIKTIEDIAFQTNILALNAAVESARAGQAGAGFAVVADEVRTLAAKVSRAANESEGKISKAIQNSQLGVSITEKVKDRLDSILGRIQETERCVAGIAEATHYQSQGIHQISDSVTRIDNVTQQTAASSQDALDSAKSLEMQARDLEMTVDQLETLLHGQGSLLQSLRKRKPAAVKSSGSSGSESSKKAGADSSLSRELEFSDWN, encoded by the coding sequence ATGTCTATGCAAATTCAGATCGGACTAAAGTCTAAGATATTCGGCGGTTTCTTTGTTGGCGTTTTGCTCGCGGGAGCGATTGGAGTTGTTGGGGTGATTACCTTGCAGCGACTTGTCGGCCACATCGAGACAGGCTGTGAGGAAGTTTCCACTACATTTTTGGAAGACGCGAAACTCATAGAGTTGTCCTCGTCTATAGCTGAGCTGACGAGAGCGATTGAAGTCCCCAGAACGCATGCAAAGCTGGTGGCGGCGGGGTTTGAAGAAGCTATCGCAAGAGAGGCCAGCGTGATAGAAGATCCCGGCGAAAAAGAGCAGATCGAGGTGAAGCTTTCCCAGTTTCTGGTGGCTCGAAAGAACTACCTGGAATTGCGTGAACGAACTCCAGCCTTGCTGGAGGACATGAGCCAGAATTTAGCGAATTTTGAGCGGAAGGGTGAAACAATGCTCGAAGACACCAAGGCTGACAGTAGCTCGGAGCTCGACCTACACCGAGCTCGCATGGAAGGTTCTCTGGCCCGAGTGCCATCATTGTTATCCAGTGTTTTAAGCAAAGCTTACGGAGCGATGGCGTTCATCGATCAAGATGACAAGTTTAGCGAATTTGAAGCCGCGTTGACCGAATCCACGAACTCGCTTTACCCAAGCCTGACACAGTTGAGTGAGTCGATGTCCAAGCTAGGTTTTGACGAGTCCCGCTACGAAGAACTCGAAACAATCATCGTGGGCGTCTTTATGCAGATCGTTGATGACGGAGGGCTTTCGCAACAATTGGAACAGTTGGTTATCAAGTCCAACTCTGTGGATGCGGCGAAGCAGCTTATTTACGAAAAGTTGGACCAAGTGCAGCAAGCGGCTCGAGCTCGGTCACAGAGTATGGTCTCGCACTTTGAGATCACTTCTGAAGAGGCGATTGCTGAAGCGAGTATCGCTCGGCGAGGATTGTTGACGGCTTGTATCATCGCCATGGGGATCTCCTTGGTGCTTGCATGGACAATGCCGGCTGCTGTCGCGAAAGGGCTTTTGAAAATGGGTGGAAGGATAAGGGCCGCGGCTACCGAGCTGACAGGATCAACCGCTACGGTGCGTTCTACCAGTTCTAGTTTGGCGGAAGGGGCTTCCGAGCAGGCGGCCTCGATAGAAGAGACCAATTCCGGATTGCAGGAGGTGGCAAGCAGGTCTTCTCAAAATGAAAAGAGTGTCGAAGTCGCCACCGATATCGCCGTCAAATCGAGAGAGATGGCGGAAGGCGGTGTCTTGGAAATGCGAGAGATGGAAAGCGCCATGACGGCGATCATGGAAGGTAGCAAAGAAATAGCCCAAATCATCAAGACGATTGAGGATATAGCGTTCCAGACAAACATTCTTGCTCTCAATGCGGCTGTGGAATCGGCTCGGGCGGGGCAGGCCGGAGCGGGGTTTGCGGTAGTGGCGGATGAAGTACGTACCTTGGCTGCCAAGGTGTCTCGGGCTGCGAATGAGTCTGAAGGAAAGATATCCAAGGCGATCCAAAATTCGCAGTTAGGTGTCTCTATAACTGAAAAAGTGAAGGATCGGCTTGATTCGATCTTGGGACGTATCCAAGAAACGGAACGCTGTGTTGCAGGTATCGCCGAAGCGACACATTATCAAAGCCAAGGAATTCATCAAATCAGCGATTCGGTGACGCGAATTGACAATGTGACCCAGCAAACGGCGGCGAGCTCTCAAGATGCGTTGGATTCGGCCAAGTCTTTAGAGATGCAAGCTCGGGATCTGGAAATGACGGTAGATCAGCTCGAGACCTTGCTGCACGGCCAAGGCTCACTCTTGCAATCGCTGCGGAAGCGGAAGCCGGCTGCAGTGAAAAGCTCAGGATCGTCTGGCTCGGAGTCTTCAAAGAAGGCTGGAGCAGACTCCTCACTCAGTCGCGAGCTAGAGTTCTCTGACTGGAATTAG
- a CDS encoding glutaredoxin family protein, which yields MKKQATIYRMVTPEHLCPWGIKAKDLLKRSGYRVDDRHLETMEANDAYKKENGYDETPQIFVDGERLGTYDDLREKLGKKPDPKEGKTYQPVLVVFAMALAMAFAVTYMSLGQLAVVRVAELFVAFTMCILGVLKLQDLNSYATGFVQYDLIARNYVPYAYLYALIEAAAGVLMVASVGTVIVAPVVLLASGIGAISIINAVYIKKRDLNCACVGGGSKVPLGFVSLSENLMMIAMSIWMLAKAF from the coding sequence ATGAAGAAGCAAGCGACGATTTATCGAATGGTGACTCCGGAACATCTTTGTCCTTGGGGCATTAAGGCCAAGGATCTTCTTAAGCGGAGCGGATATCGGGTGGACGATCGACACCTCGAAACGATGGAGGCGAACGATGCCTACAAGAAAGAAAATGGCTACGACGAAACACCGCAGATATTCGTAGATGGCGAGCGACTCGGGACCTACGACGATTTGAGGGAGAAGCTGGGCAAGAAGCCAGACCCCAAAGAAGGCAAAACGTACCAGCCGGTGTTGGTGGTGTTTGCAATGGCCTTGGCGATGGCGTTCGCCGTTACCTACATGAGTTTAGGGCAGCTTGCTGTCGTACGGGTAGCGGAGTTATTTGTCGCCTTTACCATGTGTATTCTCGGCGTGCTGAAGCTGCAGGATCTCAACAGCTATGCCACAGGATTTGTTCAGTATGACCTCATTGCCCGAAACTATGTCCCTTACGCCTACCTTTACGCTTTAATCGAAGCGGCGGCAGGAGTTCTCATGGTCGCTTCGGTAGGTACTGTCATCGTCGCCCCAGTAGTCCTGCTGGCCAGCGGCATTGGAGCGATTTCGATAATAAATGCGGTCTACATCAAGAAGCGAGATTTGAACTGTGCATGTGTCGGAGGCGGTAGCAAGGTGCCCCTTGGGTTCGTATCTTTAAGCGAAAATTTGATGATGATCGCCATGTCCATCTGGATGCTCGCTAAGGCGTTTTAG